AGCAGTAACACCCAGTTCCCTAATGACTCCCCGCGAAAAAGCTCTTTTTTTCTTCCAATTGGCAACATTATTTAACTCCGGCTTAACGGTACAGCAGAGCTTAACTTTGGTGGGGAAAGAAAGCTATCCTCAATTAAGCCGTTATCTCAATAAAATGATAGCAGCAACAGGAAGAGGGGCTGATTTAGCCTCCGCCTTAGCCTTAGCATCCCGATATTTTGACCGTTGGACAATTGGTTTGATCCAACTGGGAGAATCCCAGGGGATGTTACCGGAAATTTGCTATCGAATTGCTGAGATTGAGGAACAACAAGCTCGTCATCAACAACTGTATCAATCTGTCACCCTTGCTGCTATTACTACAGCTATCAGTATTGCCCTGTTGGTACTCACTTTATGTTATTTATCGGGTTTATCGGGTCAGGGGTGGTTTTTCGTGTTGGGAATTTTAGCGGTGATTGGATTGGCGATTCCTAAAATTGTGCCTCGTTTACCCTTGGTGAAAAAAATTGCCACAGCCCGGATGATGTTGTATTTGGGAGAATTAAAATTACCCCTGAGTTGTGGAATGTCGTTGTTAGCCGCATTGGAATTAATTCGCGCTCATATTCCGAAATCGGAAATGAAAGCTACTATTACCATTGCATTAGGTCAAATACCTGCCGAAAAAACCTTGAGTCAAAGCTTAGAAGGGCGTTTACCTGCGGTGGCTTTGCAAATGATCCGCACCGGAGAAGCGACGGGAAGATTAGATTTAGCCTTACAAAAACTCACAAATTACTATGAAGAGGAACTTGAACAAACCTTACGTCGTCTACAGAGTCTTCTCGTTCCTGCCACAATTATTATTGCGGGTACAGTTGTCTTGCTATTAGCACTACAATCTCTAAAATCCCTATTAATTCTGTTACCCAGTTAATGTCGGCTCTATAGCCCACACCCTAAACCTTACACGCTATGCTTTAGACCCTACACCCGACAATTTATTCCCTACTCTTCTAAAAAATTGGACTTTACTCTTGTGAAACTTGGCAACACCATTTAAGCTGTTAAGTCAAAACACACTGATTTTTTTGCAATTATCAGTTGATAATGAAAATACCCAAACCTCAAAGACTACAACCGAGATTAATTTTGGGGGTACTAGCTGGGGTATTATTCAGCAACACTGCTGTTATGATTCCCCAAGCAAAAGCGCACCATCCTAGCGCTTGCCCCCCATCCCCGGATTATATGAGAGTCCCTTCACCGATTCTCGATTTTCCTAACGCGGATCGCACGGTATTCTGTGGAGAAGATCGTGTAATTCTGACCTACGGCCCTTTCCAAGTCCCCATCTTAATCAGTGAGTTAAAGACTTTTGCCGAAACTGGGGAAATGACCAAAACGATTAGCCAAATCGTTAAGGCCTCTAAAATCGAACCTGATACCCTTCGAGGTCTGATGACCTTAGAGGTCGGTTTTGATTTAGTACCTTTTACTTGCATTATCACCTCCCCAGAAGGTGAAGAATTAACGAATGCGGTGGGGAAAACGATTAGACTGCATCGCGGAAAACCCGGAATCTCGAATAGCACTGCTGCGATGAACGGGACAGCAATCCGTGCAGCC
The sequence above is a segment of the Planktothrix tepida PCC 9214 genome. Coding sequences within it:
- a CDS encoding type II secretion system F family protein → MTPREKALFFFQLATLFNSGLTVQQSLTLVGKESYPQLSRYLNKMIAATGRGADLASALALASRYFDRWTIGLIQLGESQGMLPEICYRIAEIEEQQARHQQLYQSVTLAAITTAISIALLVLTLCYLSGLSGQGWFFVLGILAVIGLAIPKIVPRLPLVKKIATARMMLYLGELKLPLSCGMSLLAALELIRAHIPKSEMKATITIALGQIPAEKTLSQSLEGRLPAVALQMIRTGEATGRLDLALQKLTNYYEEELEQTLRRLQSLLVPATIIIAGTVVLLLALQSLKSLLILLPS
- a CDS encoding alpha/beta hydrolase — encoded protein: MKIPKPQRLQPRLILGVLAGVLFSNTAVMIPQAKAHHPSACPPSPDYMRVPSPILDFPNADRTVFCGEDRVILTYGPFQVPILISELKTFAETGEMTKTISQIVKASKIEPDTLRGLMTLEVGFDLVPFTCIITSPEGEELTNAVGKTIRLHRGKPGISNSTAAMNGTAIRAALINALSADGKLSFLDILDNYPTPGAYVDIGNIPETVDKVKGLAGNLDSLFKKASQYGKAGCSLQEVNFPPAPPAPPPAPRPPLPPPPPPLPPPPPPVRGLW